One part of the Anaeromyxobacter sp. Fw109-5 genome encodes these proteins:
- a CDS encoding FmdB family zinc ribbon protein has protein sequence MPVYEFFCRRCQKPFTEVMHVSEHDAGVAECPGCHRKDEVEKRMSTFTAVTSRKSAGL, from the coding sequence ATGCCCGTCTACGAGTTCTTCTGCCGCCGCTGCCAGAAGCCGTTCACCGAGGTGATGCACGTCTCGGAGCACGACGCAGGCGTCGCGGAGTGCCCCGGGTGCCACCGCAAGGACGAGGTGGAGAAGCGGATGTCCACGTTCACCGCCGTGACGAGCCGGAAGTCCGCCGGGCTGTAG
- a CDS encoding zinc-binding dehydrogenase, which translates to MKAIAIREHGGPEVVSLVELPDPTPRPGEVVVAVKAAALNHLDIWVRKGWPGLKLAFPHVLGSDVAGAVEAIGAGVEGVKVGDAVVVNPSLGCGRCERCLSGDENLCRRYAILGEHVSGGMAERLAVPARNVLPKPANLSFVEAAAVPLTFMTAWHALVARARLRLGETVLVHAAGSGVGVAAVQIAKLLGARVIATAGSDEKLRRAKALGADEVVNYETQDFVQEVRRLTDKRGVEVVFEHVGKKTWEKSILSAGIGGRIVTVGATTGYDPLTDLRHVFFRQLSILGSTMGTAAELVQVLRFVGEGKLRPVVDRTLPLADAVKGQALLGERAQFGKIVLEP; encoded by the coding sequence ATGAAGGCGATCGCGATCCGCGAGCACGGCGGCCCGGAGGTCGTGAGCCTCGTCGAGCTGCCCGACCCCACCCCGAGGCCGGGAGAGGTGGTCGTCGCGGTGAAGGCGGCTGCCCTCAACCACCTCGACATCTGGGTGCGGAAGGGCTGGCCGGGCCTGAAGCTCGCCTTCCCGCACGTGCTCGGGTCGGACGTCGCCGGAGCGGTGGAGGCGATCGGCGCTGGCGTGGAGGGCGTGAAGGTCGGGGACGCGGTGGTGGTGAACCCGAGCCTCGGCTGCGGCCGATGCGAGCGGTGCCTCTCCGGCGACGAGAACCTCTGCCGCCGCTACGCCATCCTGGGCGAGCACGTCTCCGGCGGGATGGCGGAGAGGCTCGCGGTCCCCGCCCGGAACGTCCTGCCCAAGCCCGCGAACCTCTCGTTCGTCGAGGCCGCCGCGGTCCCCCTCACGTTCATGACCGCCTGGCACGCGCTCGTCGCGCGCGCCCGGCTACGGCTGGGTGAGACGGTGCTCGTGCACGCCGCCGGCTCCGGCGTGGGCGTCGCGGCCGTGCAGATCGCGAAGCTCCTCGGCGCGCGCGTCATCGCCACGGCAGGGTCCGACGAGAAGCTCCGCCGGGCGAAGGCGCTCGGGGCCGACGAGGTCGTGAATTACGAGACCCAGGACTTCGTCCAGGAGGTGAGGCGGCTCACCGACAAGCGGGGGGTGGAGGTGGTCTTCGAGCACGTCGGGAAGAAGACTTGGGAAAAGTCGATCCTCTCCGCCGGGATCGGGGGCAGGATCGTCACGGTGGGGGCGACGACCGGGTACGACCCGCTCACGGACCTCCGCCACGTGTTCTTCCGGCAGCTCTCCATCCTGGGGTCGACGATGGGCACTGCCGCCGAGCTGGTGCAGGTGCTGCGCTTCGTGGGCGAGGGGAAGCTCCGGCCCGTGGTGGACCGGACGCTGCCGCTCGCCGACGCCGTCAAGGGACAGGCGCTCCTCGGCGAGCGTGCGCAGTTCGGGAAGATCGTGCTCGAGCCGTGA
- a CDS encoding peroxiredoxin, translating to MKIPILAMLLGSAALKVGDKAPDFTLPDTEGEPVNLSKLLEKGPVILAFYPKAFTPGCTKQNANFRDRYADVTAKGAQVIGISTDDVETQRRFKAEMKLPYPLLSDAGGKVAKQYAGTMAVVGVANRANFVIAQDGTVKEIVEGGDATDPAAAIAACPLRKGS from the coding sequence ATGAAGATCCCGATCCTCGCGATGCTGCTCGGCTCCGCCGCCCTGAAGGTCGGCGACAAGGCCCCCGACTTCACGCTGCCCGACACCGAGGGCGAGCCGGTCAACCTCTCGAAGCTGCTCGAGAAGGGCCCGGTGATCCTCGCCTTCTACCCGAAGGCGTTCACCCCCGGTTGCACGAAGCAGAACGCGAACTTCCGCGACCGCTACGCCGACGTCACCGCCAAGGGCGCCCAGGTGATAGGCATCTCGACCGACGACGTCGAGACGCAGCGGCGGTTCAAGGCGGAGATGAAGCTCCCCTACCCGCTCCTGTCGGACGCGGGCGGCAAGGTCGCGAAGCAGTACGCCGGGACGATGGCGGTGGTGGGGGTCGCGAACCGGGCCAACTTCGTCATCGCCCAGGACGGGACGGTGAAGGAGATCGTCGAGGGCGGCGACGCGACCGATCCGGCCGCCGCCATCGCGGCGTGCCCGCTGAGGAAGGGATCGTGA
- the msrB gene encoding peptide-methionine (R)-S-oxide reductase MsrB, translated as MAGKLILSDEEWKRRLSPEEYQVLRRHGTERPYTGCFLGTKDPGTYVCAGCGNPLFPAGRKFESGTGWPSFTEPVAADAVVEIEDGSYGMRRTEVRCARCDGHLGHVFPDGPPPTGRRYCMNSAAMRHVAEGEPIRLVER; from the coding sequence ATGGCCGGCAAGCTGATCCTGAGCGACGAGGAGTGGAAGAGGCGGCTCTCCCCCGAGGAGTACCAGGTGCTCCGGCGCCACGGCACGGAGCGCCCGTACACGGGCTGCTTCCTCGGCACGAAGGACCCGGGTACCTACGTGTGCGCCGGCTGCGGCAATCCCCTCTTCCCCGCCGGCCGGAAGTTCGAGTCGGGGACCGGCTGGCCGTCCTTCACCGAGCCCGTGGCGGCCGACGCGGTCGTCGAGATCGAGGATGGCTCGTACGGGATGCGGCGCACCGAGGTGCGCTGCGCCCGCTGCGACGGGCACCTCGGCCATGTCTTCCCCGACGGCCCGCCGCCCACCGGGCGGCGCTACTGCATGAACTCCGCGGCCATGCGGCACGTGGCCGAGGGCGAGCCGATCCGGCTCGTCGAGCGCTGA
- a CDS encoding NUDIX domain-containing protein: MLVRVDVVPIVLEMRRVIVAEIIGGYHGQAQLGRWWLPSGVLEEGEQPGEAARRIVRTQLGLELEGVVVVGVRAAPVGDERHLALVLAGAVTGGEPALGPSVSGFAARTLAELPDQVGFWHRDDVAVLVARYEKLRG; this comes from the coding sequence GTGCTCGTCCGCGTCGACGTCGTCCCGATCGTCCTCGAGATGCGCCGCGTGATCGTCGCCGAGATCATCGGCGGCTATCACGGACAGGCCCAGCTCGGCCGCTGGTGGCTCCCCTCCGGCGTGCTCGAGGAGGGCGAGCAGCCCGGCGAAGCGGCGCGCCGCATCGTGAGGACGCAGCTCGGCCTCGAGCTCGAGGGCGTCGTCGTGGTCGGCGTGCGGGCCGCGCCGGTCGGCGACGAGCGTCACCTCGCGCTCGTCCTCGCCGGCGCCGTCACGGGCGGCGAGCCCGCCCTCGGCCCATCCGTCTCCGGGTTCGCCGCCAGGACGCTCGCCGAGCTGCCGGACCAGGTGGGGTTCTGGCATCGGGACGACGTCGCGGTGCTCGTCGCGCGCTACGAGAAGCTGCGGGGCTGA